A window from Nitrospinota bacterium encodes these proteins:
- a CDS encoding helix-turn-helix transcriptional regulator: MKQLRKIHGLTQKKLAKKSRLEPAYIGAVERGERNLTINNIEKIARGFNTEVYKLFLFSDLDPKASQKLPDIKLEKILELIKKQKPEKRSMIYQILTILDLVD; this comes from the coding sequence ATGAAGCAGCTAAGGAAGATCCACGGATTAACCCAAAAGAAGCTCGCAAAAAAATCCAGGCTAGAGCCCGCATACATAGGGGCCGTGGAACGAGGTGAAAGAAACCTCACCATTAACAATATTGAAAAAATTGCGCGGGGCTTTAACACAGAGGTCTACAAACTTTTTCTCTTTTCAGATCTGGATCCAAAGGCCTCCCAGAAACTCCCCGATATCAAGCTTGAAAAAATTCTGGAACTGATAAAGAAACAGAAACCGGAGAAAAGATCGATGATCTATCAGATACTGACGATTCTGGATCTTGTCGACTAA